Genomic window (Lutra lutra chromosome 2, mLutLut1.2, whole genome shotgun sequence):
TTTAGTTAGTGCCCATCATGGGGTCATTGTCACAGCTATTCAACTCTGCTGTTGCAGCAAAAAGtagccacagacaatacataGATGGATGACCAGAGCTGTGCTCCAAGAAAACTACAGATGCTAAAATTTGAGTttcatatattcatgtatttcatattacttttacattttttcaacaattaaaaaatgtaagacCCATTTTTAGCTTTAAGTcgtacaaaaacaggtggcaggctaGTTTCACCTATGGACCACAGTTTGCTCACATCTAAGTTATGCAGTAAACTacagggtttattttttttttcatatttccttttaatatttttaagacagaTTTATTTGCATAATTAGAAGCCTCAAATGTCTTCCCATTTGTAAAAGGAAATGCTTCTTTTCCAGCTTTCTGCAACTTGCCTTTTTCTATGTTGTAAGTCATTGTATTGATTCCATGAATGTAAGAACCTTTTCTTCTTTAGAAGCATTGTTTTATTACACAAGTTTAGACAATAAACATGGCGAAGTTAGCTTACCAAATTAATCTGCACagttttttcccagtttttctcaTTATTCACACCAGCATTATTGACCAAAATGTCCAATCTTCCAAAGTGGTCTACAACTTTTCTAAAGgtatctaaggaaaaaaaaaaagaagaagaagacattaTAGATATGGTCTTGTGtcttgaaattaattttcatttatctacttttgtaataaaaaatatgctCTTAGACTGAGACTTAATGCCTTGCTTCCCGAAGCATGGTTTGTGAGCCAACAGTATTCACAGCATTACCTAGACACCTGTTAGAAATGCatcatctggggtgcctgggtggcttgggtgGTTGAAAATCTGACCTGGGTTCAGGTCGAGTGAGGTTGAGCTCCGctgggggctctgtgctcagtgggaatctgcttggattctctccctcccccctaccCTGACTCATGTGCACTCACAGACTCTAAAATTCTTTCCTGAAGAAATTACCGAAGTTCTGTGGCTTAGACTATgacaaaaatcctttttttaatatgtgttatATTAAACACAAGTTGTCTCATGTATTCAGATCCCTTATGATCATGTCAGAGAGTCTGATACCCCAGCTAGTAAAAGTATACTTTTCATCCAGTTGATATGGATACTGTAACTTCAATATTGActattcattcttttctctttctcactattATTGCTACTTTGTATTACTCATTTGTGTAAAATCTCCGTTGGACCTGATGAAGTCTGCATAGATCCTCAGGCCAGAAGTTCATCCATTACGTTGTCCAAAATCCACATACCCAGTCCAGTCCTTGTAAATCTTCCTCAGCCATTTCATACTTGGCTTTACCACTTTTGTATCAGGAAACACATTATTTCTCAAAGCAGCCTTTGACAAGAGTTCTATAGATTTAAACTCTTTTGTTGGGCCTTTTACCATTGGTTCTAGCTCTATTACCTGAGGCTTTAGATAACAATCATGGCTGTTCTTCCAGATACCAGAATGTATTCTCTGGTCTTAGGGCCCATCTATGAGTTCCTTGAAAACAGTAAATCCACACAAACTTTATTTTGATTGAATAAAATCTAGAATTATTAACAACTGCCACGCATACTGAAAAGGGCATGGATTCATCAGTTCCCAAATAGATAAATTACTAGGCAAGTTAATTGTCAAAAATATTGCAAAGGCCATTATATATACAGTATTGCACCATACTggaatagaaaacaacaaaataaaaactgtttactttttcatggaatttttaaaCTGCTTGAAATCTCAAATTGATTCCAGAAAGGCCCTCTAGCAGAAAACATCtaaggaatacttttttttttttttttttttggcattccACCTGAAGCATGTTCTACTCTTCAAAAATCACATCCATCTTATAGGAAATTAGATTGTTAAGTTCATAAATCTAAttgcttctttaattttctttctcattctggtCTCTATTGCATTCCTTATACTCTGCCCTTATCAATATCTAATTCATCATCTTCTCTCTGGCATACCACAGAATTTTGGGCTCAGACAGTTTACAATTCAGCTCTTGTTGACATTTAGAAGCTTGGGAGACTCTATAATTTACTTACACTCTCGacattgtattattttcatttgtaatatGAGTTATATCCAGATCATCTCCAAGAAACTTTTCACTTCTGTATTTATGTGATTTCAAAGAAGTCTCCCTTGGCCACAGCCTAAACAGCTTCAAAAGCTATAGATAGCATTATATCCTAAAATTGTTTGATTCAAGGCCATGTCTTCCTTACATGCAAATAAATGCTGATGTTCAGACAACATGTGGATTTCTCATGACAAACATGCTTTCTCCTGGTCACTCATGATGTGTCTGAGTTTCCTCCTCCACAATCACTTACCTTAAGGAATGTGTTTACAGCCAAGATACTAATTTTAAATACTGGGAAGCAAAACAATTAGGGTTAAATGTCACATGTGAAACTACATAAATTCAGGCAGAAATAGCTTTCAGATGATCTATACTGTTTCCTATTTCATCAGCATGGATGTTGGAATTTGGCATGACTTTATCCTTGATCCAAAATATCATACACAATCAACAAAACTTTATCCTCTGGCAAAATATATTCCACTAGCACTGTGGTTCACAGATCTCTTCTAGTCGTGCTTGTAATTCACGTTATAGGTCTTTATTAGCGTTTTCAGATTTAATTACATAATTTCCTTTAAAGCAATTACCTTTAGCTATAGGGGAACATTCCCTTCTAAGGTACCTCTTCATTTTCATCCTCATACAGAATATCCCaacatttcaaagaaattcaCATGTCAGTGTTTATTTAAGGATGGGGTGCTAGAATGACTTTTATGGAAGATTTTTGGCCCCTTGATTAATGAAGTGCCTAAcaatttaatctttcttttttttttaagattttatttatttatttgacagacagagatcacaagtaggcagagaggcaggcagagagagagagaggaagggaagcaggctccccactgagcagagagcccgatgcagggctcgatcccagaaccctgggatcatgacctgagccaaaggcagaggctttaacccactgagccacccaggtgcccccaatttagtctttcaaataaactttgtgaaatacatatattttatttttctacttttttttccagaaaaatttttttcatacaaaTCTATCAGGGCTCCATATGACCAAATCTCTTTATCGTGCACACCAATATTGTCCTTGATATCTCACAGCAGATTGTTCTATTTTAAGGGAGGAGACCAGAAACAGGAAAGCATTGAGGAAAGTGTGACAGAAACTTTTCTTCTGTAATTCTAACACTGCAGTACGgctattattattcttaaagtACCATATCAGAGGGGAAACCAGAGAGAACATTGGGTTGGAAATATCTAGCACGTCTGTGATTACGATCCTTGAACTTGCATTCTAGTatgtttaaaaggaaacattgCCACATTTGGTTGTCATTGAACTTTGCATCTTCCAGCCTTCTGGGAGTTGTTTGCCACAGTTCCTTAGCCTATTTCAACTTTCCAAGTTCCATCTGCAATTTCAGTCTTTCAGTCATCACTGCAGCAGCACAGTGTTTGACTATATAAAGGAATTTTGATTACATCATGTGCTGccaaatgactaaaataaaagatttctcaAGCAGTCTTGGTTTTCCCCCCTTAGTTTTTATGGCTATCTGGATGTCAGTAGGAAACATAACAGTCCAGGCTATCTAGTGGAGTTCAGAAGTGGCTGCTCTCCAGGAGGCAGCCGATCTGCCTGCACCGAGCAAGGCTGGCTCTCTggcccgggctgccttcaggtcGTTGCTTGTTCAAGGCGTGTTCGGTGTTGATGGATTGATTCCCGTCTCTTACCTCTCAGTTGTTCCTGGTCAGCCACATCGCACTGAATGAAGAGAGTCTTCTGAGGTTCAAACTGCTCATCCAAGGCAGCTTTACATTTTACACCTGCTTCAAGATTCCAATCGACCAGCGCTACCTACGGACGAGAGGAGAGGGAGGCATCGAGGTCATCGCAGCTAGTGAAACAGAAGAACAGTAAATAAACACCAGGACGCTCCCCCTCTTGGACCTCAGATTCTGCAGTTAAAGTTCGGGGTCTCTCCCTAGCCGCTTTGGAGGTCTGCTCGAGACCGTCAGCCTTGGCAGCTTTTGAAAGCGGCACGGTGGGCAGCCCGGGGCGCGGCCCCCTGTCTCCCGCGGGAGTCCTTCGGTTGGTGCGCGAGTCTCGGGGTGGGAGGACAAGTTTCCGCGGCCGGGCGTCACGCTTACCTTAGCGCCCTTGTGCAGGAGCGCCTCCGCAAAGGCTCTGCCTATGCCCTGCGCCGCGCCGGTCACCAGCGCCACTTTGCCGTTCACGTGCATGGTGCGGCCGGGGCTCCGGGGCGGTGGGCGAGCTCCGCGTCTCCGCGCCGCCGCGGCTTTTATGGCCCCCTGCGCGCGCGTGCAGCCCTGCCGGGCGCTCTCCTGCGAGTGGGCGGGGATGAAACTGTCAAGCCCGCGCCGGGGAACCCACGGCTGTGTCACCTGGCCAAGCTTCGCGATCTTTGCCTTCCTGACTCGCAGCTCCGGTCAAAGCCTCCCCTTGGTGTCTGGCTGAGTGGCTGGCAGGACGCtgacaggaaaaacagaaaggttatttctaaaaaaaaaaaaaaaaaaaaaaagcttcagtcCGCAAAGACCACCCTGagaagaggagggcagaggaggggctcAGGAGTTTGGTTTCCTCCTCCTACCCTAACGTCTTCCCCTCTCTCACGCCCccttcctcaaaataaaaataaaaataaaaataaaaataaaataaataaaaagcaagcaaacagagCAAAATCTTAGGGGTGTTGCTTTTTGTCTCAATCTAAGTTTATGTCTGAAATCCCAGGTCTTGGAGACTGGAGTGTCAATTGTGTGTCATCTTGAGAGGGCTCCCCAAGGGCGGTAATCATGTACTTGCACAGGACTTCCAGAGTCGCTGTTAGCCTGGTGAACTGTTGGCTCAATGGAATGCTTACTCATTGAATCATACTAGCTTTGAAGGCCCAGAGTCGCCAGAATGGAAAGAGGTTCTCAGTCCTCCAGGAACTTGAGTACAAGCTGTGTATCCAAGATGGGCTGTTCTTCTGACCTAACCACTCCTTTTCTTGTTATCACCTGCAGGCTTCAATTTTAATTCCATAAGCTTAATACCTGGTTGGCATGTATTATGAACAAAGAAACCTAAGCATTTGGGGACATGAAAGTCAGGCAAAAGGCTTAACTAAGAGCAGAATGAATCCTTTGTGTACATCTTTGCTCTTTACTGGAGATATGGTTGAAGGTGACTGGGTTGGCAGTGAAGGCGTTTTGGAGGGCTGTGTGAAATACGTGTTGTCAGTAAGCTGCAGAAGAAAGACTTCCAAGTTGATCTGAAACTGGGTCTTCAAAAAATGTTGAGAAGTTAAGACAGGAAAAGAGATTTACATTCTATCATGATAATGAATAGTCACAATGTAAAGAGTACATTGAAGGATCATATTGAAGGGGAACAgtagaggacaaaaaaaaaaaaaaaaaggaaacaaaacaaaaacccaatacCTCTAGTGGCATGcacagaacagagaagaaaagggacaAGCTCCTCAGCAGGAAGGAACCAATCACAGAAGGAACCACTAGAAGAACATTGGACCATGCCAGAGGAACAATGTGTTGCAGTACATATGGGGAAAAATAGCTTCAAGAAGAAAGGAGTGGTTAATTATACAGACTAAGgagcaaaagggaaaaacagatgGAGGAATGCTTTgaatttttcaagaaaagaatCAGTGTGAATAAATTTACAAGGACTAAATGGCTGAAATTTAAAGAGAACATGGCTGGGGAGAAGAAGGGTATCGCAGGAGTTCAAGACATTAAGTGGAAAGAAATAGATTGGACAGTAGTCGgaaagatgagagagaaggaCAGGAGGACTGATTCAGCTTAAAAGGCAAGCAGTCCGTGAGAGGCAGAGGAACCCGAAGCCACTGCAGGTGCAGGAGAGCGTCTGCTTCAGACTCACACAGTGTGGATTTGGCTCTTATCTCTGTTTCTGAccagcagtgtgaccttgggcaagtggcttcaactctctgtgcctcagactTCTTCTTAGTAGAGTAGCAGTTTCTATAAGAATTTGGTGAAAATTAAGTTGGGTAATACCTATAAAGCACTCTTCCAGTTTCTGGCACAAAGTCATGCAATAAATATCTGTTCTAAATAATTACTTCTGGATCATTTGTAAATAATACAT
Coding sequences:
- the HPGD gene encoding 15-hydroxyprostaglandin dehydrogenase [NAD(+)] isoform X2, translating into MHVNGKVALVTGAAQGIGRAFAEALLHKGAKVALVDWNLEAGVKCKAALDEQFEPQKTLFIQCDVADQEQLRDTFRKVVDHFGRLDILVNNAGVNNEKNWEKTVQINLVSVISGTYLGLDYMSKQNGGEGGIIINMSSLAGKNKYDIHNNFLLVIWTTKINLH